From one Mytilus edulis chromosome 1, xbMytEdul2.2, whole genome shotgun sequence genomic stretch:
- the LOC139519195 gene encoding M-phase inducer phosphatase-like, whose translation MLSKRLFDTDCDFDAISASVSTLSFGSTPVKADNLMSMMTPNIKRSLFPDDDEDSGLGMDDHVTLTPSLTKSAKRQRTEDDNSTCSKRPKTCTDIKAVVKKLEENDDFIADGSRLHTLPTVTGKHADLKSITPQTLTDVLNGDYDDVISDYKIIDCRYPYEFEGGHIRGAENMYLHETILTLLQQPTKDKQVVIFHCEFSSERGPKMLRFLRSKDRELNKENYPLLNFPEVYLLDSGYKAFFNEQPDLCDPVSYRPMLHSDHSEDLRHFRVKSKSWTAGEKRRYARKAMRF comes from the coding sequence ATGCTTTCCAAAAGATTATTCGACACAGACTGTGACTTTGATGCTATATCAGCCTCTGTATCAACTCTGAGTTTTGGTTCTACTCCAGTAAAGGCCGATAATCTTATGTCTATGATGACTCCAAATATCAAACGAAGTCTGTTTCCTGATGATGACGAGGATTCCGGTCTCGGTATGGATGATCATGTTACTTTAACACCAAGTTTGACGAAATCTGCCAAGAGACAGCGTACAGAAGATGACAACTCAACATGttcaaaaagaccaaaaactTGTACCGATATAAAAGCTGTGGTAAAAAAACTTGAAGAGAACGACGACTTCATTGCCGATGGTAGTAGATTACATACTTTACCAACTGTCACTGGCAAGCATGCTGATTTGAAAAGCATCACTCCACAGACACTTACTGATGTTTTAAACGGGGACTACGATGACGTAATCAGTGACTACAAGATCATCGACTGCCGATACCCTTATGAATTTGAAGGAGGGCATATCAGAGGAGCAGAAAATATGTATTTGCACGAGACCATTTTAACTCTGCTTCAGCAACCAACCAAAGATAAACAGGTCGTCATCTTCCACTGTGAGTTTTCGTCCGAAAGAGGTCCTAAAATGCTTCGATTCCTAAGAAGCAAAGACAGAGAACTCAACAAAGAAAACTATCCATTACTGAACTTTCCAGAAGTTTATTTACTAGACAGTGGTTACAAGGCATTCTTCAATGAACAACCAGATCTATGTGACCCAGTGAGCTATCGACCAATGCTTCATTCCGACCACTCAGAAGATTTACGCCATTTCAGAGTCAAGTCAAAGTCATGGACAGCTGGAGAAAAGAGAAGATATGCAAGAAAAGCTATGAGATTTTAG